Proteins encoded in a region of the Quercus lobata isolate SW786 chromosome 8, ValleyOak3.0 Primary Assembly, whole genome shotgun sequence genome:
- the LOC115954781 gene encoding non-classical arabinogalactan protein 30-like yields MASTQLLILISSLMLFQLTLPTITSAEPEKKIDVVVEGMVYCQHCEHSGSWSLSEAKPIPAANISVICKNYKDQVSYYKVFETDGNGYFYAQLEGFTMSQYLVEHPLQSCHVKPVSSPLKDCNLLTNINYGLYGSPLRFEGKKLYGSNYEAVIYAAGPLAFRPDHCPPPTHV; encoded by the coding sequence ATGGCAAGCACCCAGCTCTTAATTCTCATCTCTTCACTCATGCTCTTCCAATTAACCCTCCCCACCATAACTTCAGCTGAGCCAGAGAAGAAAATCGATGTGGTGGTTGAAGGAATGGTGTACTGCCAGCACTGTGAGCACTCTGGTTCATGGTCTTTGTCTGAGGCCAAGCCAATCCCAGCTGCCAATATCAGTGTCATTTGCAAGAACTACAAGGACCAAGTGAGCTACTACAAGGTGTTTGAAACTGATGGGAATGGGTACTTCTATGCACAACTTGAAGGCTTCACAATGAGCCAATATCTAGTGGAACATCCACTCCAATCGTGCCATGTCAAGCCTGTGTCATCTCCTCTAAAAGATTGCAATCTTCTTACAAATATCAACTATGGACTCTATGGCTCCCCACTTCGTTTTGAAGGCAAGAAATTGTATGGAAGCAATTATGAGGCTGTGATCTATGCTGCTGGGCCCTTGGCATTCCGTCCAGACCATTGTCCACCACCAACTCATGTCTAA